A single window of Luteolibacter flavescens DNA harbors:
- a CDS encoding bactofilin family protein — DLHLDGAVNGDVDVERLTIGPTGSVVGAIRADSVEIRGQVSGAVTARQVRLSATARVDGDISHAELAIEAGAHFEGRSLTLPEAQATEPVALLSAAAE, encoded by the coding sequence GACCTCCATCTCGACGGCGCGGTCAACGGCGACGTCGACGTCGAGCGACTGACCATCGGCCCCACCGGATCGGTCGTCGGCGCCATCCGGGCGGATAGCGTGGAGATCCGCGGCCAAGTGTCCGGCGCCGTGACGGCGCGCCAGGTTCGCCTCAGCGCCACGGCCCGGGTGGACGGCGACATCAGCCACGCCGAACTGGCCATCGAGGCCGGCGCCCACTTCGAAGGCCGCAGCCTGACCCTGCCCGAGGCTCAGGCGACGGAGCCCGTCGCCCTGCTCAGCGCCGCCGCAGAATAG